In a single window of the Salmo trutta chromosome 23, fSalTru1.1, whole genome shotgun sequence genome:
- the LOC115159973 gene encoding uncharacterized protein LOC115159973 isoform X2 yields the protein MASTQQSAFEYVQNGRALLEGHLQKPSLVVDELRKNNILSEKQVREIKSHKKRSVKSRKMLDMIIKKGEYASYELLKILYNTRNQTLPRTNPTQNQPRHPDLHQWISCFSFTDDPDLQSGLVSESGPCERYKRQLRTKAVEFLHAKWDQHMHFLKDKAKCKPFTYIPVVLDTDSSELSKTKSKYKKARSKKLKTYIPRDKGKLSPGHLLESSEKKILLVGKPGIGKTTVVQQVLNIWAENENHQESYMFYFDEPSMRSMSHSSQPSSLRSLLFERYLKPEEGTEDVVLCDIQNNSENVIFVFDGVMDVIGNPVLNNILAKELLCDAKILTTCRPEAEDCEFLSDWPSYRVEVQGFNNESIHVYLKWMLGTEDDYVCSVASNDALFSLCHVPMYAFIVTACISFSPCEAKNHPCTITEMYVRIFRHCMKRHGDQNVEYLDKYIHDNMGNIKFLAINSYQALLAKTVNLTEMDWKDNSVQHAFLTSSAAKELSTGHSFAFLHNTMQEFWAALFLLMTPENIPSVLQQCQTEEGKYLKYIVSFLCGLLSSDIAELINCVVPEDQIREISDIYLEKVIDTFLGPAILQGHDESHTELDADLIFVCQCLYEHQSPKACSLLLQKVEYELNLSGQYLDPQQCCAVSYVINQSTNRNVRLYLNDCTFSDPGLRLILGSLKNLQCLRLDPTTQCQVWKAALHSGNPSDSEGLLRLCEYEIHLRVKEQQDQKVWERVGEVLKHKRPEKVKLCLHLVDNSLHAADSLGKSIFDCLPSVEAIRFVEPVDLRRSLVAWKMEVRSFQQDILLHGALYQMETGLKSVEDLQAVLCLASTYSLEEQSKFILSLYQHIGKYENDEGVAVLPTLQPVFKSFPAVWYIHFADTKASVLLEVMKLQNVKKPVELWWSNDECDMSLIHCLPYISQLRFNDCILIQYDDTKGTIEGLLKLFCFAKQCQLETGEETLRMLSTVCSYSNFPFASGNKDEQSDFLLDLYSSAKSFELELEGQILPSLLTVFQSAQPAAWVLDLGTDKASILLEVLKLQTEKKPVRLKGWLETDKSKIRSFLWCLPYISQLRIIPQDESDTEGKMTTLTSEQLKRFFLLHLLDHGDLANTETGQSSVEELLSVLGFAHSDDSPERCLFLLDLFSHVKEYETQTGRKVCQALLPVYRSAPAVWSIDLSERKGSLSCDDQFQLALWGALPVGSEWDAQLASSLLQALDYTITLSGWLPTVTCKAVGAVLGQSAPGEKLNVSLTPDSISFQGAALLFKQVKECHKLKVNEMSTAKLARLAKSTTCRRPMVVEELTLVLSKSIPKEGVQCRVLSGLALLLRVWTVRVLNLIDCPIQGFLLTTLLCHHGPLTIRLSKETLQQLAVVVYEAQDEELTQCFLEKLGRDLSNCTLDWDVLHYLLKTTTQPITINLRRSRIRDQYIPYLLPLLKNVHFQRTSPQFERTALREIHEQRAGHLVNSLVRSSDDWIDLNNLVLNHDDCEALRFALHYSDGVKLNLLLTIIPKEEMENILTLLHRVSELRVDRKLLLELLHTCAGLRRGVAPALLTLLHHKLDLSCSSAMDLFGQEKETVLSLSSGDCRVIAAAIQEADGDTELILHDCHVEDAGLEELFHVLHRIHMSFGKPLLLQLLHLIFVEDCDRSVRLASLLSRALEKKVDLSQSPLDLRACSTLALVLEHSEGLSELDLSDCHLTDTHLDVLLPHLHKVQVLNLCNNEITDKGAVKLNLYMIGNSFTETVWLSKNMITEFDILLADNRYKLWPAHVEPGWHDQRVTSLGSTSVTNETSKKKTLIEEFDPDKIITDKITYRFQCGTRGRFQCRATGLVFGMRGAGIVEYSVVHWDRDILANTSYEPAGPLFQLRSPEGHMYQLHLPHCEVKVSAAENLLVAHICRKNREFLIPKVTHSHVIVSISGLSNYGKARKKQSNSNRIQGQVLLFLEPEATPEEQRLWVFLLPRDMPPDEVENQHKEFTFIKTSSSCMLTPTAKYSVTSDLRQGFLVQPKKYTLHIAHCTYQHATFEVFLNRSITELNMKILETKLKTRKRWCRRVILNTPRDNAAKVKRFTEQQWIKNLCEILGQLSKDEKKKLKSMMRNKEQKPITKSALEGRKSPEELAELMVETWGMHDSIKATQEFMERLPRNDVPVTSLLQPFL from the exons ATGGCAAGCACACAGCAGTCTGCTTTTGAGTATGTCCAAAATGGCAGAGCCCTTCTTGAGGGTCACCTCCAGAAACCCTCCTTGGTCGTTGATGAGTTGCGAAAGAATAACATCCTCAGCGAAAAACAAGTTAGAGAAATTAAATCCCATAAAAAGAGGTCTGTCAAATCCAGAAAGATGCTGGACATGATTATCAAGAAAGGGGAATATGCCAGTTATGAACTGTTAAAAATATTGTACAACACAAGGAACCAAACCTTACCAAGAACAAACCCTACCCAGAATCAACCTCGCCACCCAGATTTACATCAATGGATCAGCTGCTTTTCGTTTACAGATGACCCAGATTTACAGAGTGGCCTCGTCTCTG AATCAGGGCCTTGTGAGAGGTACAAAAGGCAGCTGCGAACAAAAGCCGTTgagtttcttcatgcaaaatggGACCAGCACATGCATTTCCTCAAAGACAAGGCAAAATGCAAACCCTTTACTTACATTCCTGTCGTTTTGGACACCGACTCGAGTGAGCTGTCCAAAACTAAAAGCAAGTACAAAAAAGCACGCTCTAAGAAACTTAAGACTTACATTCCAAGAGACAAGGGAAAACTGTCCCCTGGTCACTTACTGGAAAGCAGTGAGAAAAAGATTCTACTTGTTGGTAAACCTGGCATTGGAAAGACAACTGTTGTCCAGCAAGTTTTGAATATCTGGGCAGAGAATGAGAATCATCAAGAGAGTTATATGTTCTACTTTGATGAGCCTTCGATGAGATCAATGTCTCACTCTTCACAGCCCTCATCCTTGAGGTCTCTGCTGTTTGAAAGATACCTTAAGCCAGAGGAAGGCACAGAGGATGTGGTGCTGTGTGATATTCAAAATAATTCAGAAAATGTTATCTTCGTGTTTGATGGGGTCATGGATGTGATTGGCAACCCTGTGCTAAATAACATTTTGGCAAAAGAACTTCTGTGTGATGCCAAGATTCTGACCACGTGCAGACCAGAGGCAGAAGACTGCGAGTTTTTATCTGACTGGCCGTCTTACAGAGTGGAGGTCCAAGGATTCAACAACGAGTCCATCCATGTTTACTTAAAGTGGATGTTAGGCACTGAGGATGACTATGTTTGTAGTGTTGCGAGCAACGACGCACTATTCAGTCTATGCCATGTCCCAATGTACGCTTTCATAGTGACTGCTTGTATTTCATTTAGTCCCTGTGAGGCTAAAAACCACCCATGCACCATAACAGAAATGTATGTGCGGATCTTTCGTCATTGCATGAAAAGACATGGTGACCAAAATGTTGAGTATCTGGATAAGTACATTCATGACAATATGGGGAACATCAAGTTTCTAGCTATAAACTCTTACCAAGCATTACTTGCGAAAACTGTAAACTTGACAGAAATGGATTGGAAGGACAACAGTGTTCAACATGCGTTCTTGACATCCAGTGCAGCAAAGGAATTGTCAACTGGCCATTCGTTTGCTTTTCTCCACAACACGATGCAGGAGTTTTGGGCTGCTCTTTTCCTGTTGATGACACCTGAAAACATCCCCTCCGTCCTTCAACAGTGCCAGACAGAAGAAGGAAAGTACTTGAAGTACATTGTGTCCTTCCTCTGTGGACTCTTGTCCAGTGACATTGCTGAATTGATTAACTGTGTAGTGCCAGAGGACCAGATAAGGGAAATATCTGACATATACCTTGAGAAAGTCATAGACACCTTCCTCGGACCTGCAATACTACAGGGACATGACGAGTCCCATACCGAGTTGGATGCTGATCTCATCTTTGTTTGCCAGTGCTTGTATGAGCACCAGTCACCCAAAGCCTGCTCACTCCTTCTACAAAAAGTGGAGTATGAGCTTAATCTCAGTGGACAATACCTCGATCCTCAACAGTGCTGTGCCGTGTCATATGTGATCAACCAGTCCACAAACAGGAATGTCCGTCTGTACCTGAATGACTGCACTTTCTCTGATCCGGGATTGAGGCTGATTCTGGGCTCTTTGAAAAATCTTCAATGTCTCAG ATTGGATCCCACTACACAATGTCAGGTGTGGAAAGCTGCTCTTCACTCAGGGAACCCGAGTGACTCTGAAGGCTTGCTAAGACTGTGTGAATATGAAATTCACTTAAGAGTCAAGGAGCAACAGGACCAAAAGgtgtgggagagagtgggagaggtcCTGAAGCACAAGAGACCAGAGAAGGTCAAACTCTGTCTACATTTGGTTGACAACTCACTGCATGCAGCTGATTCCTTGGGAAAGAGCATATTTGACTGTTTGCCAAGCGTTGAGGCTATCAG GTTTGTTGAGCCTGTTGATCTGAGACGATCGTTAGTGGCATGGAAAATGGAGGTGAGGTCATTCCAGCAGGATATCTTGCTGCACGGGGCTCTGTACCAGATGGAGACAGGACTGAAATCTGTAGAGGACCTGCAAGCAGTGCTTTGTCTGGCTAGCACATATTCTTTAGAGGAACAGAGCAAATTCATTTTGAGTTTGTACCAACATATAGGGAAATATGAGAATGACGAAGGTGTAGCAGTTCTACCAACATTGCAGCCAGTTTTCAAGTCATTTCCTGCAGTCTGGTACATACACTTTGCTGATACGAAGGCCTCTGTCCTCCTTGAGGTGATGAAACTCCAAAACGTGAAGAAACCAGTGGAGCTGTGGTGGTCAAATGATGAGTGTGACATGAGCCTCATTCATTGTTTGCCTTATATTTCACAGCTAAG GTTCAATGACTGCATTCTGATCCAGTATGATGACACTAAAGGAACCATTGAAGGCCTTTTGAAACTCTTCTGTTTTGCAAAGCAGTGTCAGCttgagacaggagaggagacactgaGGATGCTGTCGACGGTATGCAGCTACTCAAACTTCCCTTTTGCGAGTGGTAACAAAGACGAACAGAGTGATTTTCTGCTAGATTTGTACTCCTCTGCAAAGTCGTTTGAACTTGAATTGGAGGGCCAAATTCTCCCATCATTGTTAACAGTCTTTCAGTCAGCTCAGCCTGCAGCCTGGGTCCTCGACCTCGGTACAGACAAGGCCTCCATCCTACTTGAGGTGCTGAAACTCCAAACAGAGAAGAAACCAGTTAGACTGAAGGGCTGGCTAGAAACTGATAAAAGCAAAATAAGGAGTTTTCTTTGGTGCCTACCGTATATTTCACAACTGAG GATTATTCCTCAAGATGAGAGTGATACAGAGGGGAAGATGACTACACTGACTTCTGAGCAACTAAAGAGATTCTTCCTTTTGCACCTGCTTGATCATGGAGATCTGGCCAACACTGAGACAGGACAGAGCTCTGTTGAGGAACTGTTGTCAGTTCTTGGGTTTGCTCATTCAGACGACTCTCCAGAAAGGTGCTTGTTTCTGTTAGATCTGTTCTCACATGTGAAAGAATACGAGACTCAAACAGGCAGAAAAGTTTGTCAAGCATTACTGCCTGTTTATCGGTCAGCCCCTGCAGTCTGGTCTATAGACCTCTCGGAGAGAAAGGGCTCTCTAAGCTGTGATGACCAGTTCCAGCTGGCTCTGTGGGGTGCACTTCCCGTCGGCTCAGAATGGGATGCACAGCTAGCCTCATCACTCCTCCAGGCCCTAGACTACACCATCACATTGTCAGGGTGGTTGCCCACTGTAACCTGCAAGGCAGTAGGTGCAGTCCTAGGCCAATCTGCCCCTGGAGAAAAACTCAACGTCAGTCTCACCCCAGATAGTATCTCATTCCAAGGAGCTGCATTACTCTTCAAGCAAGTGAAAGAGTGTCACAAACTTAA GGTTAACGAAATGTCAACAGCAAAGCTGGCCAGATTGGCAAAGTCAACGACATGCCGAAGACCAATGGTCGTTGAGGAGCTGACTCTTGTCTTGTCTAAGTCAATTCCAAAAGAAGGGGTGCAGTGTAGAGTGCTCAGTGGTTTAGCTTTACTCCTTAGAGTTTGGACTGTAAGGGTCTTAAATCTGATAGACTGTCCAATCCAGGGTTTCCTTCTCACTACCTTGTTGTGTCATCACGGTCCACTCACTATCAG ATTGAGTAAGGAGACTCTGCAGCAGCTGGCTGTTGTGGTGTATGAGGCTCAGGATGAGGAACTGACCCAATGCTTTCTGGAAAAGTTGGGTCGTGATCTGTCTAACTGTACACTGGACTGGGATGTGCTTCACTACCTGCTGAAGACCACCACACAACCCATCACCATCAATCTCAGGAGGAGCAGAATCAGAGACCAATACATACCTTATCTCCTCCCTTTGCTGAAGAATGTTCACTTTCAAAG GACAAGCCCCCAGTTTGAGAGGACAGCTCTGAGAGAAATACATGAGCAACGTGCTGGTCACTTGGTGAACAGTTTAGTGAGGTCATCAGATGACTGGATCGACCTGAACAACCTGGTTTTGAACCATGATGACTGTGAAGCGCTTCGTTTTGCCCTGCACTACAGTGACGGTGTCAAACTCAACTTGTTGTTGACCATCATTCCAAAGGAGGAAATGGAGAACATTCTGACTCTTCTACACAGAGTCTCTGAGCTCAG GGTCGACAGGAAACTATTGCTGGAGCTGCTCCATACCTGTGCAGGATTGAGGAGAGGAGTGGCACCTGCACTCCTGACACTGCTGCATCACAAACTGGACCTCTCCTGCTCCTCTGCCATGGACCTGTTTGGGCAGGAGAAAGAGACTGTTTTGAGCCTCAGTTCTGGAGACTGTAGGGTCATCGCCGCGGCCATCCAGGAAGCTGATGGTGACACAGAGCTGATCCTACACGACTGCCATGTTGAGGATGCAGGACTAGAGGAGCTGTTTCATGTTTTGCACAGGATTCATATGAG CTTTGGAAAACCTCTTCTGCTGCAACTCCTGCACTTGATATTTGTGGAAGATTGCGACAGGTCAGTGAGGCTTGCTTCATTACTCTCCAGAGCCCTGGAAAAGAAGGTGGACCTCAGTCAGAGCCCTTTAGACCTGAGGGCCTGTTCAACACTTGCCTTGGTCCTAGAACACTCGGAAGGGCTTTCCGAGCTGGACCTCAGTGACTGCCACCTCACTGACACACACCTGGACGTGCTGCTCCCACATCTGCACAAAGTTCAAGTCCTGAA TCTTTGCAATAATGAAATCACCGACAAAGGTGCTGTGAAACTTAACCTATACATGATCGGCAATAGCTTTACAGAAACTGTATG GCTCTCCAAGAACATGATCACTGAGTTTGACATCTTATTGGCGGACAACCGCTACAAACTGTGGCCAGCTCATGTGGAGCCTGGGTGGCACGATCAGCGCGTTACTTCCCTGGGATCTACCTCTGTGACAAATGAGACCTCAAAA AAAAAAACCCTCATTGAAGAATTTGACCCTGACAAAATAATAACAGACAAGATTACCTACAG GTTCCAGTGTGGGACTCGTGGCAGGTTCCAGTGCAGAGCTACAGGGCTGGTTTTTGGGATGAGGGGGGCAGGAATTGTGGAGTACAGTGTGGTCCACTGGGACAGGGATATCCTTGCTAACACCAGCTATGAGCCTGCAGGCCCCTTGTTTCAACTCAGGAGTCCAGAGGGACATATGTACCAACTACATCTACCTCACTGCGAGGTTAAGG tgtctgcAGCTGAGAACCTTCTTGTGGCCCACATATGCAGAAAGAACAGGGAGTTCTTAATACCCAAGGTGACACACTCACACGTGATTGTAAGCATTAGTGGGCTTTCAAATTATGGAAAAGCTCGTAAAAAACAATCCAACAGCAACCGTATCCAAGGACAGGTGCTACTGTTCCTTGAGCCTGAAGCAACTCCAGAAGAGCAAAGGCTCTGGGTGTTCCTGCTGCCCCGAGACATGCCGCCAGACGAG